One Triticum dicoccoides isolate Atlit2015 ecotype Zavitan chromosome 5B, WEW_v2.0, whole genome shotgun sequence genomic window carries:
- the LOC119307649 gene encoding uncharacterized protein LOC119307649, translated as MQPSKKLARVDTAEIKSQLVRKLGHQRSELYFHSLKKFLSFQLGKSEFDKICVATLGKENIKLHNFLVQSILGNAYMSLGPPPSRQTPTGNSQTSAVTNGTLASGVPLARRVRPVANRDKRFADKPSPLGKSPLGHPGAAEFVSVEDGEEVDQARGSPVCVQSQSPIRAPLGIPPKAQNSQPSIPYPSEICYNNGELPGSEDLSKLLENKLKAEGLSISVECADLLNSGLNVYISQMLKSCLGVAKARGKTMRMPEANRSASAAVNGGRNNATASDLGCSYQASLVDLCTAVQSNARLLGCDYARQYEKIASHLDS; from the coding sequence TACTTCCATAGCCTCAAGAAGTTCCTGAGTTTTCAGCTAGGCAAGAGCGAATTTGACAAGATCTGCGTGGCCACACTGGGGAAGGAGAACATCAAGCTTCACAATTTCCTCGTCCAGTCAATCCTCGGCAATGCTTATATGTCGCTGGGGCCACCGCCCAGCAGGCAGACGCCAACTGGGAATTCACAGACTAGCGCTGTGACGAATGGGACATTGGCCAGTGGTGTGCCGCTAGCAAGGAGAGTGCGGCCGGTGGCTAACCGTGACAAGAGGTTTGCTGATAAGCCGAGTCCACTCGGAAAGTCCCCTCTTGGTCATCCAGGGGCCGCTGAGTTTGTGTCCGTCGAGGATGGTGAGGAGGTTGATCAAGCCAGGGGCAGCCCCGTATGTGTGCAGAGTCAGAGCCCAATCAGGGCTCCGTTGGGAATCCCCCCAAAGGCCCAGAATTCTCAGCCTTCGATACCTTATCCTTCAGAGATTTGCTATAATAATGGTGAATTGCCAGGTAGCGAGGACCTGTCGAAGCTACTTGAGAATAAGCTGAAAGCCGAAGGACTTAGCATATCCGTAGAGTGTGCTGATCTGCTGAACTCTGGGCTGAACGTGTACATAAGTCAGATGCTGAAGTCTTGTTTGGGGGTTGCAAAAGCAAGGGGAAAGACAATGAGGATGCCAGAAGCTAACAGGAGTGCCTCTGCTGCTGTAAATGGTGGGCGGAATAATGCCACTGCTTCAGATTTAGGCTGTTCCTACCAAGCTTCACTGGTAGATCTCTGCACAGCTGTACAGTCTAATGCTCGGTTACTGGGGTGTGACTACGCCAGGCAATACGAGAAGATTGCTTCCCACCTTGACAGCTAA